Proteins from a genomic interval of Paenibacillus sp. FSL H8-0048:
- the rpsR gene encoding 30S ribosomal protein S18: MAFKPREGADNDKRPARRGGRNKRKKVCYFTVNKITHIDYKDTELLKKFISERGKILPRRVTGTSAKYQRALTIAVKRSRQIALLPYTTE; encoded by the coding sequence ATGGCTTTCAAACCAAGAGAAGGTGCGGACAACGACAAAAGACCGGCACGTCGTGGTGGACGCAACAAGCGTAAAAAAGTGTGCTATTTCACTGTGAACAAGATTACTCACATTGATTATAAAGACACTGAGCTTCTTAAGAAGTTCATCAGCGAACGCGGAAAGATCTTGCCGCGTCGTGTAACTGGTACAAGTGCAAAATACCAACGCGCTCTGACTATTGCTGTAAAGCGCTCGCGTCAAATCGCGCTGCTGCCTTACACAACAGAATAG
- the ssb gene encoding single-stranded DNA-binding protein — translation MLNRIILIGRLTRDPELRYTPAGVAVTQFTLAVDRNFTGQNGEREADFIPVVTWRQLAETCANYLRKGRLAAVEGRIQVRNYENNEGKRVYVTEVIADNVRFLESAQSREGGNASSGGSMPEEPAFGGGGNGGNSARGNGSNNNFSRNNNTQDPFSGDGKPIDISDDDLPF, via the coding sequence TTGTTGAACCGTATCATTCTGATCGGTCGGTTGACCCGTGACCCGGAACTTCGTTATACTCCTGCTGGTGTTGCCGTAACACAGTTTACGCTTGCCGTAGACCGTAACTTTACGGGCCAGAACGGTGAACGCGAAGCGGACTTTATCCCGGTAGTAACCTGGAGACAGCTGGCTGAGACCTGTGCCAATTACTTGCGCAAAGGAAGACTGGCAGCCGTGGAAGGACGCATCCAAGTACGGAATTATGAGAATAACGAAGGCAAACGTGTATACGTTACTGAAGTTATTGCCGATAATGTCCGTTTCCTGGAATCCGCGCAGAGCCGTGAAGGCGGAAATGCATCAAGTGGTGGAAGTATGCCTGAAGAGCCAGCCTTCGGTGGCGGCGGTAACGGTGGGAACAGTGCTCGCGGAAATGGAAGTAACAATAATTTCTCGCGTAACAACAATACCCAAGATCCTTTTTCGGGCGATGGAAAACCGATCGATATATCGGACGATGATTTGCCATTTTAA
- the opp4A gene encoding oligopeptide ABC transporter substrate-binding protein, whose product MSNRLIGRLMLPLALLVALSACNGPSPAVKNVVARLSQTADEPITGGTVTFGYPSAFQGIFEPAFFEGEDDSNVLEFTTEAMFTVKDDLSTAPNIASWQESEDHTVFTFTIKPGVRWHNGDELTVEDWKFALETIASPEYTGSRYYSVEMIKGAEAYHQGQAKEITGLKVMDPYTLRITMNSARVNVIDNLWAYPMNKRYFEGVAVKDMADSDQVRKQPIGTGPFMVTSIVPGQTVEMKRFDNYYKGGALLDGITYKVIDSKDITSLLKAGNVDMAALPRDAYEAAGQLDNVEIRVTPGMTFEYIGFKFGHWDETDGQVVMDNPKFQDKSLRKAMYYALDRQGILDKYSYGLGTLIETPIPSSSWAKIADEEIDTYPYSPEKAGQLLDEAGYLDMDGDGLREDPGGKKLIIHYDAMSGSKTAEARTAAILQNWRDVGLDVRLSGGSLKELNAFYEAVESDDPAMELFNGVWGLASDPDPSGLWRATDSWNYPRWTSKRSEDLIREGVSLKAYDKDYRKEIYYDWQKLINDEVPMIFFAERSDITAVNKRLQGVTMNALSNIIDPQSWWIKDTQ is encoded by the coding sequence ATGTCAAACCGACTCATCGGCAGACTGATGCTACCGCTTGCGCTCTTGGTGGCATTGTCGGCATGCAATGGGCCAAGCCCGGCCGTCAAGAATGTTGTGGCGCGCCTTAGCCAAACAGCCGATGAACCCATTACAGGCGGGACCGTAACCTTCGGCTACCCGTCAGCTTTTCAAGGTATTTTTGAACCGGCATTCTTTGAAGGAGAAGATGATTCCAATGTGCTGGAGTTCACCACTGAGGCTATGTTTACCGTGAAGGATGATTTGTCCACCGCTCCTAATATTGCCAGCTGGCAGGAGTCGGAGGATCATACGGTGTTTACATTCACCATTAAGCCCGGAGTCCGCTGGCATAACGGGGATGAACTGACGGTAGAGGATTGGAAATTTGCCCTGGAGACTATCGCCAGCCCGGAGTATACGGGTTCCAGATACTATAGCGTTGAGATGATCAAGGGAGCAGAAGCGTACCACCAAGGCCAGGCGAAGGAAATTACAGGGCTCAAGGTGATGGACCCGTATACACTGCGCATTACAATGAATTCAGCACGGGTGAACGTGATTGATAATCTGTGGGCCTACCCGATGAACAAGCGGTATTTCGAGGGAGTCGCAGTTAAGGACATGGCGGATAGCGATCAGGTGCGTAAGCAGCCCATTGGCACGGGTCCGTTCATGGTAACCAGCATTGTGCCGGGCCAGACGGTGGAAATGAAACGGTTCGATAATTATTACAAGGGCGGCGCGCTTTTGGATGGGATTACTTATAAGGTGATCGACAGCAAAGATATTACCTCTCTGCTTAAAGCAGGAAATGTCGATATGGCGGCATTGCCGCGTGATGCCTATGAGGCTGCAGGACAATTGGATAATGTAGAGATTAGGGTCACACCGGGAATGACGTTTGAATATATCGGGTTCAAGTTCGGACACTGGGATGAGACAGACGGTCAGGTGGTGATGGATAATCCCAAATTCCAGGATAAAAGCCTGCGTAAGGCAATGTATTATGCACTTGACCGGCAAGGGATTCTGGATAAATATTCCTATGGCCTGGGGACGCTTATTGAGACGCCTATACCAAGTTCCAGCTGGGCCAAGATCGCAGACGAGGAGATTGACACCTATCCTTATTCGCCGGAAAAGGCCGGGCAGCTGCTGGATGAGGCCGGTTATCTGGATATGGACGGGGATGGACTCCGCGAAGATCCCGGCGGTAAGAAGCTCATTATTCACTATGATGCGATGAGCGGCAGCAAAACGGCTGAAGCGCGGACGGCCGCCATTCTCCAGAATTGGCGTGATGTCGGGCTGGATGTACGGCTCAGCGGAGGAAGCCTGAAGGAGCTGAACGCCTTTTATGAAGCGGTGGAGTCGGATGATCCGGCAATGGAGCTGTTCAACGGCGTGTGGGGACTGGCCAGCGACCCTGATCCTTCGGGCTTATGGCGCGCTACCGATTCGTGGAATTATCCCCGGTGGACGTCGAAGCGCAGTGAAGACCTGATCCGGGAGGGAGTCAGCCTGAAGGCGTACGATAAGGACTATCGGAAGGAAATCTATTATGATTGGCAGAAGCTGATCAATGATGAGGTTCCGATGATCTTTTTCGCTGAACGCTCGGACATTACTGCGGTGAATAAGCGCCTGCAAGGAGTAACAATGAACGCATTAAGCAATATTATCGATCCGCAGAGCTGGTGGATTAAGGATACTCAATAG
- a CDS encoding endonuclease MutS2 has product MNLQSLHTLEYETIKQELMRHAVSYEGRRYIRELQPMIYLPAIHRALEEAQEAKELLERGASVPIPSLEGIEWVLSLLGTGYMYNEQDFTAVSLFLNSCGQLRKYMAAKEQIAPRIAAYGASLQELNGVRDEIERCIRLGVIDDQASKGLERVRKRLAVAKERLQRKLESIMNRHKSILQDSLVSMRGGRYVIPVKREYHKQIKGSVLDQSTSGQTVFVEPDEVASLQGEIELLTADEAREEGIILSMLTGLLEQEQAAIRLNIEVTGMYDFIFAKGKVARVMDAGPVALNERGYVRMNGGRHPLLKDMVPVSLELGQGYKSLIVTGPNTGGKTVVLKTLGLLVLMAQSGLLVPADPGSDFAVFTNVISVIGDGQSLTQSLSTFSAQMKSIEGMLYDASRGVLLLIDELAAGTDPGEGFALSIAILEELNRKGANIVVTTHFNELKAFAAATAGFENARMEFDKNTLQPLYKLTIGEAGESYALQIAEKLGILHSVIERAKELVTEQQGHRGGDSLWKDAIRAAQRAKAAEAEITAIADRTADGEQGDSPSQQANAPAPEFAVGDAVYVSSLGRTGIVYEKKDSRGRVGVMIQKQKLSINHKRLKPYLSKEELYPEDYDFDIIFESKETRKKRKLMRKKHVEGLSIIHPGEEN; this is encoded by the coding sequence TTGAATCTGCAAAGTCTGCACACATTGGAGTATGAGACCATTAAGCAGGAATTGATGCGTCATGCGGTTTCGTATGAGGGTAGAAGGTACATCAGAGAGCTTCAGCCGATGATCTATCTGCCGGCGATACACCGTGCGCTTGAGGAGGCGCAAGAAGCGAAAGAGCTGCTGGAGCGCGGAGCCAGTGTGCCGATTCCCTCGCTGGAGGGCATTGAATGGGTGCTGTCACTGCTGGGGACCGGCTATATGTACAATGAGCAGGATTTCACCGCAGTCTCGCTGTTTCTGAACAGCTGCGGGCAGCTCAGGAAATACATGGCCGCCAAGGAGCAGATCGCGCCGCGCATCGCCGCATACGGTGCATCGCTTCAGGAGCTGAATGGGGTCCGGGACGAGATAGAACGGTGTATCCGGCTGGGGGTCATTGATGACCAGGCCAGCAAAGGGCTGGAACGGGTCCGCAAACGGCTGGCGGTTGCCAAGGAGCGCCTGCAACGGAAGCTGGAGAGCATCATGAACCGTCACAAATCCATTTTGCAGGATAGTCTGGTCAGTATGCGCGGCGGAAGGTATGTCATTCCGGTGAAACGGGAGTATCACAAGCAAATCAAGGGCTCGGTGCTGGACCAGTCCACCAGCGGGCAGACGGTATTCGTGGAGCCGGATGAGGTGGCCTCATTACAGGGGGAAATCGAGCTGCTGACTGCTGACGAGGCCCGTGAGGAAGGAATAATCCTGAGTATGCTGACAGGGCTGTTAGAGCAGGAGCAGGCCGCTATCCGGCTGAATATTGAGGTAACGGGCATGTATGACTTTATTTTCGCTAAAGGGAAGGTTGCCAGGGTAATGGATGCGGGGCCAGTCGCGCTGAACGAACGGGGTTATGTGAGAATGAATGGAGGCCGTCACCCGCTGCTGAAAGACATGGTGCCGGTCAGTCTGGAGCTGGGCCAGGGATATAAATCGCTGATTGTAACCGGGCCGAATACTGGCGGTAAGACGGTTGTGCTCAAAACCCTGGGTCTGCTCGTATTAATGGCACAGTCCGGCCTGCTGGTACCGGCTGATCCCGGCAGTGACTTCGCTGTCTTCACCAATGTAATAAGCGTTATCGGAGACGGACAGAGCCTGACACAGTCCCTGAGCACCTTCTCGGCACAGATGAAGAGCATTGAGGGAATGCTCTATGATGCCAGCAGAGGCGTGCTGCTGCTGATTGATGAGCTGGCTGCCGGCACAGACCCCGGTGAAGGGTTCGCACTGTCGATCGCGATTCTGGAGGAGCTGAACCGGAAGGGGGCTAATATTGTGGTAACGACCCACTTCAATGAGCTGAAGGCCTTCGCGGCGGCAACGGCAGGCTTTGAGAACGCACGGATGGAATTCGATAAGAACACGCTGCAGCCGCTCTATAAGCTAACGATTGGCGAGGCTGGCGAGAGCTACGCGCTGCAGATCGCCGAGAAGCTGGGGATTCTCCATTCCGTCATTGAGCGGGCTAAAGAGCTTGTGACAGAGCAGCAGGGGCACAGAGGCGGCGACAGCCTGTGGAAAGACGCTATCAGAGCGGCACAGAGGGCTAAAGCAGCCGAAGCTGAGATAACCGCCATAGCGGATAGAACGGCTGACGGAGAGCAGGGAGACAGTCCATCACAGCAGGCGAATGCTCCGGCACCTGAATTTGCTGTGGGGGATGCTGTTTATGTCAGCTCTCTGGGGCGAACGGGAATTGTCTATGAGAAGAAGGACAGCCGGGGCAGGGTCGGAGTGATGATTCAGAAGCAGAAGCTGAGCATTAACCATAAGCGGCTGAAGCCTTATCTGTCCAAAGAGGAGCTGTATCCCGAGGATTATGATTTTGATATTATTTTTGAGAGTAAGGAGACCCGGAAGAAGCGTAAGCTGATGCGTAAAAAGCATGTGGAGGGCCTGAGCATCATCCATCCGGGAGAGGAAAATTAA